CTCGGGAACAATACGCCCGAGAAACAGTACATAGTCGTTCTTGTGAAGACCATATTTTTCGGTAATTTCCTGCGCCGAAACCGGCTCACCATATTCAATGCCATTGGGAATGAAATGTGTACCGCGACCATATTTTTCTTGAAAATACTGCCGCATGCTTTCGCTGAGCACTATGATTTCATCCGCGCATTTCACTGCGGTACGTTCTCCGAACTTGAGATATGTGGAAGCGAACTTGCCCCATTTGGCACGCTGCCAGTCAAGACCGTGAATGGTCGCTACCGTGCGAATGCCCGTCCAATGCGCCAGACGCAGCATGACGCAGGGACCTTCGGCATGATAGTGGATCACGTCCGGTTTGGCCGCAATGGCTTTCAGCGTCGCAAAGAATGAGGAGGTCAACGCCGCCAAACCTTTCGCTTCAAAAGTCGGCACTGGAACAACACGCACGCCGTTATATACAAAGGGCTTATTTGCGGAATGAACGTTTCCATCGAATTCGGCGCCCGCAACATTATGTCCCTTGCGATTGTATGCGATGACCTTATGCCCCTTTGCGGCCATACGCGTAGCTAGTTCATCTACAACGATTTCGATGCCGCCTTCACGCGAAGGAATGCGCTTATGACCTATCATCACGATACTAACCATCACCGGTCGCCCTTAGTTATTCAGAATGCCGGGATAATGCCACAAGCGTTATGCATGGCAGCGGATTGCACAGTCTGACCACTAGCCAAACCGACGTAACGGCCGTTATCGGCTCTTCTTGCAATCGATCGACCTGTGGTCGGCATGCGAGTCCCGTCCTTTCCCTCCAAATGAACCCCGAATTGGTGTTTTTCAAGCGCAACGCGAAACGCGCAGGAACTGCCAAACCCCGTTCATTATCTGCCAAAGTCGATTTTTACATCCCCCTCAGACACACCCAGCCCCCCATCACTCACTTCGGGGGTATTCTTCACGGGTTTTCCATGAACACTTTGCTTGTTCGTGACTTAAAAACTGTGTTTGGAATCTGCTTCAGTCGGTTTTCCGGACGTTTCTAAATGAGCGAAAAGAGCCGATAACGGCCGTTATGTCGGCTTAGTCCCGGTTCGAGGACGGTAATCCAGTGCCGATTCGCGTAGCCCAGGTCATGGGAAAGATGCTTGGCGGTGGTGTCGAATCCGTAGTGATGAACTACTACCGCCATATCGACCGTAGCAAAGTGCAGTTCGATTTTTTGGTGGATGCCGATTCGACTCGCGTTCCAGAAGAGGAAATCAAAGCGTTGGGCGGCCGCGTTTTTCGCATCCCTCCATACCAGCATCCCCTTCGCTACCGCAAGGAATTGGTCAGGCTTTTCCATGAGGAACACTGGCCGATCGTGCACAGCCACATCAATACGCTCAGCGTATTCCCATTGTCTGCGGCCAAAAAGGCTGGAGTGCCGGTCCGTATCGCCCACTCGCATTCCACGATGGGCAAGGGCGAGTTTGCCAAGAACCTGATGAAGCTTGCACTGCGTCCGCTCTCGAACCTTTACCCTACAGAATGTTTCGCATGCAGTGAATACGCCGGAAAATGGCTGTTCGGCAGAGACGCTGACTTCACAGTGATTCCCAACGCCATCGAACTGGAGAAGTTCCATTTCGACCCAGTCCTTCGCCAGGAAACCCGCAAGGAACTCGGCATAGCCGATGGTATGTTCCTGATTGGCCATGTGGGTCGTTTCATGCCGCAGAAGAATCAGGCTTTCCTTGTCGACGTTCTCGCCGAGCTCCTTCCCCAGAAGCCGGACACGATACTCGCGTTCGTTGGTGACGGTCCAGACAGACCAGACGTACAGCAGCACGCCCAAGAACTCGGCATTGGTGACCACATTCTGTTCTTGGGCCAGCGCACGGACGTCAACCACCTTTACCAGGCGTTCGATGCTTTCTGTCTGCCGAGCCGTTATGAAGGTCTCGGCATGGTCGCCATCGAAGCCCAGGTCGCCGGATGCCCCTGTGTCCTCAGCAATCAGGTTCCGCACGAAGCCGATATTTCCAGAAAAACATCTTTCATAAGCTTGGAAAATAAATCTTCTTGGATTTCAACTGTACTCAACATTTCCTCGCAAACAGCGAATCGGCAGATTGAAACATCAAACACATGTGCTGAAAAATATGACATTTCAGCCAGTGCGAATCGTCTGACCTCTCTGTACGTAAGCAGTGCGGAAAGCGCGAATGGATGGGAGGAAACGCTGTGAATCCTCGCGTTGCTGTAATCACTTCAGGCTATTTGCCAGTACCGAATGTTCTCGGCGGAGCTGTCGAAGCATTGGACATGATGATGGTTCAGGAGAATGAGAAGACTCCGAATTTTGATTTCACTGTTTTTTCTTCTTGGGCACCCGGCGTAGATCAGATCGTGGGTGAAGGTAATTTCAAGCATACTGATTTCTGCTTTATCAAGACGCCATTGCTGGTTCGCGCGGCGGATCGTTGCATTTATTGGGCAGCCAAACATGTGCTCCACAAAAAGAAGCTCATGAGCTATCGGTATATTGCGCAACGCCTGTGGTATATCAACAAGGTTTCCAAGAAGCTCGCACAGCCCGCAAAGAATGGCGGCCCAGCTTTCGACAAGATAATGATCGAAAACCACGCAACATTGTTCATGACCATGCAGAAGCACGGTAATTCCGAGCGATATGCGGGAAAAGTGTATTACCACCTGCATAACGAAGTTCTTAATGATTTCGGCTGCATTAAAGAGATTTCCAAAGTCAAAAAAGTACTTGGAGTTTCCAAATATATTGTTGGCACGCTTGACACGTATTTAAGAGAGCATGGTGAGCCTGGTCTGCGCGAAAATCAGAAAGCTGTATGGCGTAATGGCGTCGACACAAGCCGGTTTGGTTCGGAGGAGGCTAATAGCAAGGCGATTGAATTTCGAAAGAAATTCAATATAGCCGAGAATGATATTGTTTTCCTGTTTTCCGGGCGTCTTACTCCGGAAAAAGGCGCTGAAGAACTATTGAAAGCGTTTACTGAAGTAGCGCAGAAAGTTCCCAATGCCAAGCTGGTTGTTGCCGGAGCTTTCTTCTTTAATTCGAATATCGTGAGTCCATTTGAACAGAAACTTCGCGATTTAGCTTCAAATCCTGTTGTGAAGGATCGAATCATCTTCACTGGCTTTGTGAATTACGAAGATATGCCAGCTATTTATGCCATGGCCGATATATGCGTATTGCCGTCAATTTGGGACGATCCAGCACCCCTCGCGGTAATCGAAAGCTTGGTTTCTGGTAAGCCGCTCATCACCACTCGTTCCGGAGGCATCCCCGAATACGCCGATGGGCAGTCAGCCATCATCCTTGAACGTAGCGATCAACTTGTTGACCAGCTTGCTGATGCTATGACAAAGATTGCTCGAGACTCCGACGAACGTGATGCCATGGGCGCGCATAAAACAGCATTACGTTCCGAATTCAATAAAGAAACATACATGGCACAATTAGCCATTCGTCTGAGGTGACTACGTGGGTAAGTACAAGAATCTGCTAGTCAATGTCGGCATCTTCGGACTCAGCGCAGTAGCCACCAAACTGATGGCATTCATACTGATGCCGTTGTATACCCTGTACCTATCTACAGAGGAATACGGCATCATGGACATGGCTACCATCATGGTGACCACATTATTCCCTGTACTAACTCTGCTCATCAGCGAGGGCATGCTCCGTTTTACGCTTGATGATAAGTCAAAAGCTGCGTTTTATATTACCGAAACCATGCTGGTCATGTTGGCAAGCTGTGTGCTTTTGGCAATTATTCTGCCAGTATTTGATTTGCCTATTTTTGGTGGATTAGGTAGATATAAAATTTGGTTCTTGTTGTCCTATGCGGCGTTGTGTTTTCCCTCTGTGATGGGTACTGTCGCTAGGGCTATGGATCAGATGAAACTCATTGCTTACGCCTCAATATTGTCTGCGCTTATTATGGGCGTGCTTGCTTATGCGTTGATTGCCGGAATGAATCTCGGTCTTATGGGGTATTTCTACTCTTATATCGTAGGCAATGGTTCAGCGATCCTGGTATATCTTTTCGCCGGTAAGCAGTATCAGTTTATCGATTTTACAGTATGGCGAAACAACGCGTCTCTTCGTAAGCAGCTTTGGCGCTACTCGCTGCCATTGGCTCCGAATTCATTGTGCAACCAGATTCAGACGACGGTTAGTCGTTTCATCATTACAGGCGTACTGGGTATTTCCGCTTCTGGTTTGTATGCTGCAGCTTCAAAGATTCCTAATTTGCTTAATGTGCTTCAACAGATTGTTCAACAGGCTTGGCAACTTTCCACGTTCCAAGAGTTTAAAAGCTCCGGGCTCAAGCATTTCTATGATGTAATCTGGCGTGTGTACCATGCCCTGATGTCGGTAGGAAGCGCATTGGTAATCACACTCTCTCCGTTCATCGCTAGGGTGCTTATGCAGCGCCAGTTTTACTCGGCATGGCCTCTTATATCCATTCTTGTGCTTGCCTTTTATCTTAGTGCTATCAACAACTTTCTTGGCACGATTTATCAGGCTTATATGCGTACAAAGCCGTTACTTGTGGCTACAGTTGTGGGAGCTGCAGCATGCCTCGCATTTACCGCTATCCTCGTACATGACTGGGGTATTTCAGCTGCTGCATTCGGCGTGTTTGTCGGTAGCTTGGTGATTTTCGTGGTTCGTGTGATTGATGTGCGTCGTCTGATGGCCATCAATATGAGGCCGATTCCTACGGCCATTACCATGACGCTGCTTACTGTCCAGTCCTTGGTAACCTCGAATCAATGTAACCATTATCTATTCTGGTCATCGATTTGTCTGCTGCTTATTGCATTCGTGCAATGTTATGAACTTAAGCCTCTTATTACTCTGATATTCACAAGGAGGAAGTACACAGCATGAGTACTAATCCATCTGCCATGCCTGAGAAAACCCGAACTGAAGATCTCCCCCTGATTTCAGTGATTGTTCCTGTGTACAAGGTTGAGCGCTATCTTGACCGTTGTATACAGTCAATTGTCGACCAGACGTATCGAAATTTGGAAATCATTCTGGTCGATGATGGCTCTCCGGACGCTTGCCCTGATATGTGTGATGCTTGGGCGGCAAGAGATTGCAGGATCCGTGTCATTCATCAGGAGAACCGAGGATTAGGTGCCGCTCGAAATAGCGGAATCAGAATCAGCACCGGAGAGCTTATCGGTTTCGTTGATTCTGATGATTGGTTAGAACCGACTATGTATGAAGTCCTATATCGTTCTCTCACCAAAGAAAACGCTGATACCTCCATGATCACCGGTGTCTTGGAATATCCTAACGGACGACAAATATATCTTTATCATCCTGATTTACATCTGGTAATGACCACTTCGGAATCCTTTAAATACATTAATCTGCCAGGTTATTCGACAATCTCTGCTTGGAGCAAGCTCATCAAACGTTCCACTCTAGGAAATATTCGTTTCCCGGAAGGGTGCACTGGCGAAGATTGGCAATTCACCTACGATATACTTGCAGCGAGCGTACGAACTACTTTTGATTCAACGCCGCAGTACCATTATCGACAAGTTGCGGGAAGCCTTTCTAACACGAGCACAAATTTCAATTTTGCTGGTTACGAAGCTACCAAAAACATGGTGAAACTGGTACATCAAAAATTCCCCGAACAGCTTCCTTTTGCGTTGTATGGACAAATGAGAAGTATGGTGAGCCTTTATGATCAGGCTCTTGTCACGGGGCATGCTAAAGAACAGCAATGGCGAGATTTCGCAGAAGACACTCGCACTTTCGTCAATCAAAACATGAAAGCTGTTACTGAATCCGTGACGCTCCCTCGTGGGCGTCGCCTGCAGCTCAAACTCATGGCCATCTCTCCAACGCTTTATGGCGTGTTTTTCTTACTTCATAAACGTATTCATCCGGAACGGAGCAAGTGAAAAATGAGCATTAAACAACTTGCGATGCGGTTAGTTTATGGCCACAAGGCTTCATCGGAGCAATACATATCATGGCTCCGAAGCCAGGGAGTACACGTGGGACAGCATGTGCATCTATATACGCCATGGTCCATCAGAATCGATACTCAGAGACCTTGGATGATTGAAATCGGCGATAACGTACATATCACCGCAGATTGCTCTATTTTGCAGCATGACTATAGCTGGGCAGTAATACAACGCCTTACGGGTGAAGTGCTGGGATCATGCGGAACGGTTCGTATTGGCAATAATGTTTTTGTCGGTCAGAAGTCGTTGATTCTCAAAGGAGCTGAGATCGGAGACAACACCATCATCGGAGCTGGCAGCGTGGTGACAGGCCGTTTGGATGGGAACGCTGTATATGCCGGTGCTCCGGCAAAGAAAATCTCTTCCTTGGAAGCGTATATCGACAAACGCCGCAAACTTCAATTAAATGAAGCCGTGTTATTAGTACGTGAGTACGAGCAGACATATGGAAAGCGGCCGCCAAAAAAGCTACTTCGGGAATTCTTCTGGCTGTTTGAGCCTAGGAACACTCAGCTGGATGAGGTATTCCAAAAGGTTTTCCAGCTTGATAACAATACCGAACGTTCACAGCAAGCGTTTGTTCAAAGCGAACCTATGTTTAGCAGCTATGAGGCATTCCTCAAATACGTTGAATCAAATTCTTAACAGCTAGCACAGAGAAAGAGGCTTCTATGAAAGACTCAATTACTTCTTACACCATTACCTGCAGCAGACCAACTAATTATGGCGCTGTTCTGCAAACTTACGGCTTGAACACCGCTCTACGCAAGATGGGTGTGGACGCCAAGGTGCTGGATTACAACCCCAAATACTACTACACGTCTACGCGGCCGCTGCCTATTCGCATGCTTCGCGCCATCGTACGCTTCCCTGATTTGGTCAAGGGGCGCAAAGTGTTCGGCAAATTCCTTGAGGACTACATACCTATGAGCGCCAAAACTTACCGTACGCTTGCCGAGATTGAGGCTGACACCCCCCAATCCGACGTCTATATTTGTGGCAGCGACCAAATTTGGAACTGTAAGAACAAGCTTAATGGTAAAGATGATGCGTTCTTCCTGTCATTTGCGCCTGCGGGCGCTCGCAAAGTAGCGTATGCTGCCAGCATTGCCATGCCTGAAATTCCTGACGATCAGAAGGATCGTTATCGTAGACTGATTTCCGATTTCGATGCCGTGTCTGTGCGCGAACCGTCGTCGGTGCCCATGCTTGAAGATCTCGGCATTAGTAATGTTCAATCCGTCATTGACCCAGTATTTCTGCTTGAGAAGGATGATTGGAACGTAATCGCCGATGCCAGCGATTTCACTCCTACTGAAGATTACGTACTGGTGTATGGCTATAACCGCCAGAAAGATGTATACGCTTATGCACGTCGGCTTGCCAAGAAGCTAGGCGTGAAAGTCTATACCATCGGTACTGCCATCGAAGATTACACACTTGATCAGG
This window of the Bifidobacterium pseudocatenulatum DSM 20438 = JCM 1200 = LMG 10505 genome carries:
- a CDS encoding acyltransferase; the encoded protein is MGQHVHLYTPWSIRIDTQRPWMIEIGDNVHITADCSILQHDYSWAVIQRLTGEVLGSCGTVRIGNNVFVGQKSLILKGAEIGDNTIIGAGSVVTGRLDGNAVYAGAPAKKISSLEAYIDKRRKLQLNEAVLLVREYEQTYGKRPPKKLLREFFWLFEPRNTQLDEVFQKVFQLDNNTERSQQAFVQSEPMFSSYEAFLKYVESNS
- a CDS encoding glycosyltransferase family 1 protein, with amino-acid sequence MPIRVAQVMGKMLGGGVESVVMNYYRHIDRSKVQFDFLVDADSTRVPEEEIKALGGRVFRIPPYQHPLRYRKELVRLFHEEHWPIVHSHINTLSVFPLSAAKKAGVPVRIAHSHSTMGKGEFAKNLMKLALRPLSNLYPTECFACSEYAGKWLFGRDADFTVIPNAIELEKFHFDPVLRQETRKELGIADGMFLIGHVGRFMPQKNQAFLVDVLAELLPQKPDTILAFVGDGPDRPDVQQHAQELGIGDHILFLGQRTDVNHLYQAFDAFCLPSRYEGLGMVAIEAQVAGCPCVLSNQVPHEADISRKTSFISLENKSSWISTVLNISSQTANRQIETSNTCAEKYDISASANRLTSLYVSSAESANGWEETL
- a CDS encoding lipopolysaccharide biosynthesis protein, translating into MGKYKNLLVNVGIFGLSAVATKLMAFILMPLYTLYLSTEEYGIMDMATIMVTTLFPVLTLLISEGMLRFTLDDKSKAAFYITETMLVMLASCVLLAIILPVFDLPIFGGLGRYKIWFLLSYAALCFPSVMGTVARAMDQMKLIAYASILSALIMGVLAYALIAGMNLGLMGYFYSYIVGNGSAILVYLFAGKQYQFIDFTVWRNNASLRKQLWRYSLPLAPNSLCNQIQTTVSRFIITGVLGISASGLYAAASKIPNLLNVLQQIVQQAWQLSTFQEFKSSGLKHFYDVIWRVYHALMSVGSALVITLSPFIARVLMQRQFYSAWPLISILVLAFYLSAINNFLGTIYQAYMRTKPLLVATVVGAAACLAFTAILVHDWGISAAAFGVFVGSLVIFVVRVIDVRRLMAINMRPIPTAITMTLLTVQSLVTSNQCNHYLFWSSICLLLIAFVQCYELKPLITLIFTRRKYTA
- a CDS encoding glycosyltransferase family 4 protein, with the translated sequence MVSIVMIGHKRIPSREGGIEIVVDELATRMAAKGHKVIAYNRKGHNVAGAEFDGNVHSANKPFVYNGVRVVPVPTFEAKGLAALTSSFFATLKAIAAKPDVIHYHAEGPCVMLRLAHWTGIRTVATIHGLDWQRAKWGKFASTYLKFGERTAVKCADEIIVLSESMRQYFQEKYGRGTHFIPNGIEYGEPVSAQEITEKYGLHKNDYVLFLGRIVPEKGVHYLIEAFNKLNTNKKLVIAGGASDSNEYYQHIQQMANQDSRVILTGFIQGQALKELYSNAYIYVLPSDLEGMPMSLLEAMSYGNCCLTSDIPECAEVVEGHAATFQHGSVESLREKLQELLENDDLVQRYKANAADYIVSKYSWDDVTDQTLNLYGGE
- a CDS encoding glycosyltransferase family 4 protein, yielding MNPRVAVITSGYLPVPNVLGGAVEALDMMMVQENEKTPNFDFTVFSSWAPGVDQIVGEGNFKHTDFCFIKTPLLVRAADRCIYWAAKHVLHKKKLMSYRYIAQRLWYINKVSKKLAQPAKNGGPAFDKIMIENHATLFMTMQKHGNSERYAGKVYYHLHNEVLNDFGCIKEISKVKKVLGVSKYIVGTLDTYLREHGEPGLRENQKAVWRNGVDTSRFGSEEANSKAIEFRKKFNIAENDIVFLFSGRLTPEKGAEELLKAFTEVAQKVPNAKLVVAGAFFFNSNIVSPFEQKLRDLASNPVVKDRIIFTGFVNYEDMPAIYAMADICVLPSIWDDPAPLAVIESLVSGKPLITTRSGGIPEYADGQSAIILERSDQLVDQLADAMTKIARDSDERDAMGAHKTALRSEFNKETYMAQLAIRLR
- a CDS encoding polysaccharide pyruvyl transferase family protein; its protein translation is MKDSITSYTITCSRPTNYGAVLQTYGLNTALRKMGVDAKVLDYNPKYYYTSTRPLPIRMLRAIVRFPDLVKGRKVFGKFLEDYIPMSAKTYRTLAEIEADTPQSDVYICGSDQIWNCKNKLNGKDDAFFLSFAPAGARKVAYAASIAMPEIPDDQKDRYRRLISDFDAVSVREPSSVPMLEDLGISNVQSVIDPVFLLEKDDWNVIADASDFTPTEDYVLVYGYNRQKDVYAYARRLAKKLGVKVYTIGTAIEDYTLDQDRYFWNASPNTFVNLIRNAKAVVTNSFHGTVFSIVYNKPFHFFTVKQTTNSRMLDLLDSLALKDRHVTSGDLLSNHIDYTQPNTLLASLRKQSLAYLHSSVSEPLNQH
- a CDS encoding glycosyltransferase family 2 protein, which encodes MSTNPSAMPEKTRTEDLPLISVIVPVYKVERYLDRCIQSIVDQTYRNLEIILVDDGSPDACPDMCDAWAARDCRIRVIHQENRGLGAARNSGIRISTGELIGFVDSDDWLEPTMYEVLYRSLTKENADTSMITGVLEYPNGRQIYLYHPDLHLVMTTSESFKYINLPGYSTISAWSKLIKRSTLGNIRFPEGCTGEDWQFTYDILAASVRTTFDSTPQYHYRQVAGSLSNTSTNFNFAGYEATKNMVKLVHQKFPEQLPFALYGQMRSMVSLYDQALVTGHAKEQQWRDFAEDTRTFVNQNMKAVTESVTLPRGRRLQLKLMAISPTLYGVFFLLHKRIHPERSK